GAGCCGTTGCAAGGGCAGCGATGGCTGCTTCGACGTCTTCGGCGGTGTTTGAGTCCAGCGTGAGCCGCAGGTTCTCGATGTCGTGGTTCAGTGCGTCGTGGAGGGGGCTGCGATGTTCGCCGTGTTCGAGGAGGGTGTCTTCGGTTGAAATCATCACCAAGTAACGGGACCGCAGTTCGCGTTGCAGGTCCGGCCAGCCCCGGTAGCCCAGCCGCTGAGCCGTGCGGACGACGGTGGAGTTGTTGACGTCCGAGCGCTGTGCAATTTCGGCGATGTCCGCGTACGAAGAGAGCTGCGGGTTGCGGGCGATGACCTCCACAACACGCGCCTGGGACTTGGACAGCGCAACCTCTGGAAGGGCGTCCCCGAGCCACGCATGATCCATGGATTCCCGCACTGCGGGGGAGGAGCCAGCCTCGTCTTGCTTGGTTGTCACGGTCTTTTACTCCTTGTAACCCACGTCACTCTGCAAACTGATTTGCATTTAACTTACTCTGCAATTTGGTTTGCGACTAGGGGTTTGCGTTACAGGGATGTAAATCTTCAGGGCATCGTTAAGTAGCACGTGCCGGGGAACCCTGTGTGGGTTCCCCGGCACGTGGCGGTACATCGTTAGGCTTGGTTGCTCACCAGGCCATCTGCGGCGGCACTTGCCGTGTGGTGCGCTGAAAGCAGGGGCCTGAAGAACCCGCCGAGTTCCGCCGTTGCGGTCAGGGGCAGGACGTTGGCGACGTATTGGTCTGGGCGGACCACTATTACGACGCCGTCGCGGCTGAGTCCACGCTGTTCGAAGATGTCGTTTGCCGGGTCGGTTCCGAAGACCTTCTCAAGGTAGGTGAGCTGGAAAGGGCCGACGGTGGGTTTGAACACGGCCGGGACGGCGTTGATGTCAACGCCGGTGTGGTCCTGTTGGTAGATCACCTTCACGTCGAACCATGCGTCGCGGTCAAGGTTCGACGGCGTCGCGGCCAGCGGCGAGTCGCTTGCGGTCGCGAGCCACTCGGCGAAGTCCGCGACCGGGCCCTCGGCACACGCTTGGGCGGCGTCGGCGAAGACGTAGATCCGCCACCGGCCATCAGCTTTGGCGTGATGGCCCAGGTGCATGGGGTTTGTGTCGCAGACCCGCTGGACGGGAGCCGACTTGAAGCGCTTGCCTACCGGGAAGCCGGTGGCGAGTTCCTGGTGCTTTGCCTCGGCAACAAGCAGGGAAGGCGCGTACTGCGTCATGAACCCGGCCGGGAACTCCGCGGTGCTGGTGTAGAAGGTTTCCAGTTCTGCCGGGTCCTCGAATTCTTCGGGTTTCTTGGCCATGAGGGTGGACCATTGCTTGTCGAAGTCGATGAGGTTCTTCGCCACCACCTGACGCTCGGCCGAGTAGGTATCCAGCAGGGACTCCGGGCTACGGCCTTCCAGGACGTGCCCGAGCTTCCAGCCGATATTGAAGCCGTCTTGCATGGACACATTCATGCCCTGGCCGGCCTTAGCGGAGTGGGTGTGGCAAGCATCTCCGGTGATAAACACCCGGGGGGTGCGCGTACCGCGCTCCTCCGGCAGAACGTCGTCGAACCTGTCCGTCAGGCGGTGGCCAACCTCGTAGACACTGTGCCATGCGACGTTGCGGACATCCAGGGTGTAGGGGTGCAGGATGTCATTGGCCTTGGCGATGATTTGCTCGATGGTGGTCTTCCGCACCGCGCCATGATCATCCGCGGCGACCTCGCCGAGGTCCACGTACATCCGGAACAGATGCCCGCCTTCGCGCGGGATCAGCAGGATGCTCCCTCCGGAGCCGGACTGGATGGCGCACTTGGTGCGGATATCGGGGAAATCCGTCACCGCCAGGACATCCATGACGCCCCAGGCATGGTTGGCCTGGTCCCCGGCAAGATGGCAGCCAATGGATTCGCGAACCTTGCTGCGCGCGCCGTCGGCGCCCACGACGTATTTGGCTCGGATGATGCGCTCTTGGCCTTCGTTCGGACCGGAGGTGTGGCCCAGCGTCACCTCGATGGGGTACTCGCCCTCGCCGGTGACCTTCAGGCCGACGAACTCGTAGCCGTAGTCGGGCCGCATCCGGGTCGGGGAGTTGGCCATGAACTCGGCAAAGTAGTCCAGCACGCGGGCCTGGTTCACGATCAGGTGCGGGAACTCGCTGATCCCCGCGGGGTCATCCACCGCGCGGGCGGCACGGACGATGCGCGAGTGGTCGGCCGGGTCCGGCTTCCAGAACGCCATTTCGGTAATCCGGTAGGCCTCGGCAATGATCCGCTCCGCGAAACCAAACGCCTGGAACGTCTCGACGCTGCGCGCCTGGATCCCATCGGCCTGTCCAATCGCGAGCCGGCCCGGGCGGCGCTCAATGATGCGGGTAGTGATGTCCGGGAACTGGGACAGCTGTGCCGCCGTCAACATTCCCGCCGGGCCGGTGCCCACAATAAGGACATCAACTTCATCGGGAAGCCCGGCTGGTCGATCGAGGCCGACGCCGGCCGCTGGCTCGACTCGGGGGTCACCGGATACGTAACCGTGGTGGTGGAACTGCACGGGCTTTCCTCACTTCTTCGTGGGCTGGTTGGCATTCGTGTGTTCGATAATAGAACACCGTGTTCTATTATCGCTCACTCCATCGTAATGCGGCTCACATAAGCGTTCAAGTCCTTTCGGGTTTGCCCACAGATGCGCGGTAGCTCCTTCGAAATGTCGGTTGGTCATGTCAGGATCAGGTATGCCTCGACTGATGCTCCTGGACACTGCCTCGTTGTACTTCCGCGCCTTCTACGGCGTCCCGGATTCGATCCGTCGCGCAGACGGGACACCGGTCAATGCGGTCCGTGGCCTGATGGACATGATCGCCCGCCTCGCCACCGACTATGAAGCGACCCACCTGGTGGCCTGCTGGGACAACGACTGGCGCCCGAAATGGCGGGTAGACCTCATTCCCAGCTACAAATCGCACCGGGTGGCGGAGGTGGTTCCGGACGGGCCCGACGTCGAGGTGGTCCCCGACCCGCTGGAGGCACAGATCCCCCTGATCCGGCGTGTTCTGGAGCTCGCCGGCATCGCCGTCGTTGGCGTGGACCACCACGAAGCCGACGACGTCGTTGGTACCTATGCCACCCAGGCGCCGTTCCCCACCGATGTGGTCACCGGAGATCGCGACCTCTTTCAACTCGTCGACGATGACCGCAGCGTCAGGGTCATTTACACCGCTCGCGGCATGAAGAACCTTGAGGTGGTTACCGACGTCGTAGTTGTGGGCAAGTACCGAGTGCTGCCCCAGCAGTACGCCGACTTTGCGACCCTACGAGGTGACGCCTCCGACGGACTGCCCGGCGTGGCCGGGATCGGCGAAAAAACGGCAGCATCCTTGTTGGGCGAGCATGGCTCGCTGGAAGGCCTGCTGGAGGCGGCCGAAGCGCCCGACGGCGGTTTGTCCGCTACCGTCCGGGCCAAACTGTCCGCCGCAGCGGACTACCTCAAGGTGGCACCCGCCGTCGTCAACGTGGTCCGGGACCTGGAAGTGCCGACGCTCGAACAAGCCGGCGCCGAACTGCGGCCGGTCACGGGGGATGCGCGCGCTGAACTTGAGCGGCTCGCTACCGAGTGGAACCTGGGCGGCGCAGTGAAGAGGCTCCTGGATGCATTGGACAAGCTCGGCTGAACCTCGAATTCACAGCGGAATAACAGGTTCACAACAGCGTGGACTGGGGTAGCCCCTCCATCGTGTTAAGAGGACGGCACTCCTGACCGTCCCTCAGGCACGGACCATGGCAACACGGTCCATTGAGGAGAGGTATATGTCGAAAACCAAGAGAATCACGCTAGGCATCGCGGCCGGAGCCCTGGCCCTTGGCGCGGGGATGGGAGTGACGGGAATGGCTACAGCAGCCACCACCCCTTCGCCGAGCGCCACATCCTCTACGGATGCGGGCACCACCCCGGCGGATCCGGGCGGCAAGCCCGGCGGCCACGGCCACGGCCACGGAAGGGACGGCGGTCAGATCGCCTCCCAGCTCGCAACCAAGCTGGGTGTTGACGAAGCCAAGGTCACCGAGGCATTGAAGGCGTTCCGCCAGGCCAACAAGCCGACCACACCGCCGAGTGAAGGAACGGAAGGCACCAAGCCGGACCGGACGGCCCAAGAGGCCGCGCTGGCCAAGTCCCTGGCTGCGGCACTGGGCGTGGACGAAGCCAAGGTGACCAGTGCGCTGGAGGAGATCCGGACTGCCGGCCAGGCTGAGCGTGCAGCTGCACTGAAGACCAAACTCGATAAGGCAGTTACCGACGGAAAGCTCACGCAAGCCGAAGCCGACGCCGTGACCAAGGCTGTCGAAGCCGGGGTCATCGGAGGCGGCGGGCGCTAGGCAACCGCACCTCCCCGGCTGAATGCCAGCTGAACAGGATCCCTCAGGCTTCGGCCTGGGGGATCCTTCGCATCTTGCTCCCGGGGGGACGCGTCATCCGGGCAGGTCCAAAGCCCCGTTGAAACTTGTTCCGGCAGCTTGTCGATTTTTCCTCGACCCACTCGACCTATGGATGAGAAAGTCGAAGGGACTTTCCACTACACAGGAGATTGAGTGAGATGGCGAAATACATGTTGATCATGCGGGCCGACGACGATTCCTATGCCAAGTTCGAGAACATCGACTTCAACGAGATCCTCGAAGCGATGGGCAAATTCAATGACGAACTGATCCGTGCCGGGGTGCTGCTTGCTGCAGAGGGGTTGGAGGATGCCAAGGAGACCGTGGTGGTGGACTTCACTGGCGAAACTCCGGTAGTCACCGATGGCCCCTATGGCGAAACGAAGGAACTTTTTGGCGGCTTCTACATCCTGGACGTCGCTTCCAAACAGGAGGCTGTCGAGTGGGCACGGCGGGCACCCATGACCGCTGGAACCAAGACAGAAATCCGCCGGGTCACCAGCATCGACGAATTCCCCCAGGACAACGAGTGGATCCAAAAGGAACGGGCATGGCGCGAGCAGACCGGACAACTCTAGGAGATCGCGGACAGAAGCCGGCCGCGACTGGAATGAGCTGCAACTGGAGTGAGCTGCAACTGAGATGAGGAGCAACGAGGCCAGGGCCGCCGTCGAAGCGGTGTGGAGAAGCGAGTCTGCCCGCATCGTCGGCGCCCTGGCCCGCTATACGGGCGATTTCAGCTTGGCCGAGGACGTCGCACAGGAGGCCGTCGCGGAGGCTTTGGTGTCGTGGTCCGTTGATGGCATCCCCGCCGAACCAGTGGGTTGGCTGCTGACCGCAGGCAGGCGTCGGGCGATTGATGCGTTCCGCCGTCGGGCCGCCCGCGACGAAAAGTATGCACTCCTTGCCAACGACCTTAGCGACGAGGAACCGGGCGCGGACTCCCTGTTTAACCCGGAGGCGATCGACGACGACGTGCTCACTTTGATGTTCATGGCATGCCACCCGGTGTTGTCCCGGGAAGCGCGCATCGCCTTGACCCTGCGGGTGGTGGGTGGCATGGGCACTGAGGAGATCGCCAAAGCGTTCCTGGTGCCCGTGCCAACCATTCAGGCCCGCATTACGCGCGCCAAGAAGACCCTGTCCGCAGCCCACATACCCTTCGTGGTACCTGAACTGCCTGACATCCCAGAGCGGCTGGGGTCCGTGCTTCACGTCGTGTACCTCATTTTCACGGAAGGATCCTTTGCCTCCGGAGGAGACTCGTGGATGCGGGCGGACCTGGCCAGTGAGGCCCAACGACTTGCCCGTGTCCTGGTGCGGCTAGCGCCCGAGCCCGAAGCCTACGGGTTGCTTGCGCTGATGGAATTAACGGCAGCGCGCTTTCCCGCTCGGCTCGACCCGGCAGGGCACCCCGTCCTCCTTGAGGATCAGGATCGACGACGGTGGGATCAGGCGTCGATACGTCGTGGCCGGGCGGCGCTGGCGACGGCGGTCGCCCTGGGCCGCGGACTAGGTGCCTACGGACTCCAGGCAACCATCGCGGAATGCCACGCCTTGGCTTCGACAGCAGCCGGGACCGATTGGCAGCGGATTGTGATCCTCTACGAAGCACTCGCCCGGCTGGCCCCGTCGCCGGTGGTTGAGCTGAATCACGCGGTTGCCGTAGCAATGGCCACAGGTCCGGCCGCCGGACTGGACCTCGTAGATGCACTGGCGGGCCGGGGTGCGCTGAACGGTTCGCACCTCTTGCCCACCGTACGGGGCGAGCTGCTCGCCAGGCTCGGACGGTTCGGGGAAGCAAAGGAAGCCCTGGGTTTAGCCCTTGATTTGTGCTCGAACACCGCGGAACGCTCGGCATTGGAACGCAAGATCGCCGAGCTTCCGGGGCAGTAGCAGGCTAGGGGCGCAAGCGATCAGGTTCGATCATGCGGGGTGGCCGTACTCCTCGTCGGTGACGAGTTCACCCAACCTGGACTTCTGGTTCAGGGAGGCATCTGGCTGCTGCATCGTCGCGGCCCAGCTGGCAAGCAGCCGGAAGGCATCCGCCGTCGGGGTATCGGGTTCACCGTTGTAGACAGTCAGGGTCAGCCCGGTGTCGGCGGCGAACTCCATGGCCTCGTAGAGCATGTGGAGCTCTCCAACGATCGGATGCCTGAAGAACTTCTTCCCGGTGTAGTGCTGTCGGACGTTGTGCGCGGCCCACCGAACCCGGAATTCCTCGCTCCGGGTGGACAGTTCACCCACCAAATCCGTCAGTCCCCGGTCGTAGGGGTCCCTGCCGGCCTCGGTGCGCATGATCGCTACGGTGTCGTTGGCTGCGCGCTCCCAGTCCGGGTAGAACGCGTGGCTGCGTTCGTCGAAGAAGAGATAGCGGGCAAGGTTTGGCGGCTCCGCCGAATTGCCGTCTTGACCGGAGTAGAGGTCGGAATACAGTGCCCGCCCCAGCGCGTTGCTCGCCAGGATGTCCAGGCGTCCGTTGCGCACGATCGCCGGTGAATTGGTGATGGCGTCCAACGTCAGTTGCACTCCCGCACGGATGGCCTGCTTCCGGGCGGGGCGTCGCCGCGGCCGACCACCCTCGCTGGCCGCGCGGGCGAGGTCGTAGAGGTGGGCCCGCTCGGCCTCGTCGAGCTGCAGGGCGTTGGCCAGGGACTCGAGCACGCTGTCAGATGCCCCTGAGAGGTTTCCGCGCTCCAGCCGGGTGTAGTACTCCACACTGACCCCTGCGAGCATGGCAACCTCGCCACGGCGAAGGCCCGGAACCCGTCGGTTGCCGCCGTACGCGGGCAGCCCCGCCTGCTCCGGAGTGATCTTTGCCCGCCGGGTGGAGAGGAAGTCGCGTGTCTCGGTCCGGTTGTCCATGGTTCAACGGTAAGACTTTTGGCCGGCTAAGGGAGTCACTGCCAGTACCCCTAACAGCAGTGTCTCCCTTCCTTTCAGGCAAAGAGTGTTAGATGGAGACATCCACTTATGACAGACACGCAGGAGAAACATGCCTACCGCTTCCGCATTTGCTTCACCCTCGGCCACGGGCGACCTGACCCTGACCACCATCGAACGCCGTGAGGTTGGGCCGAACGACGTCCATATCGACATCAAGTTCGCCGGAATCTGCCACTCGGACATCCACACCGTCCGCGGTGACTGGGGACCCCAGCAGTACCCGCTGGTCCCGGGTCATGAGATCGCCGGTATCGTCACCGAAGTCGGCTCCGAGGTCACCAAGCATAAGGTGGGCGACCGCGTCGGCGTCGGCTGCATGGTCAATTCCTGCAAGGAGTGCAAGAACTGCCTGGCCGGCGAAGAGCAGTACTGCCTCAAGGGCAACGTGGGCACCTATGGCGCAGTGGACCGCGACGGCACCATCACCCAGGGTGGCTACTCAACCAACGTTGTGGTG
This Paenarthrobacter sp. GOM3 DNA region includes the following protein-coding sequences:
- a CDS encoding FAD-binding monooxygenase gives rise to the protein MQFHHHGYVSGDPRVEPAAGVGLDRPAGLPDEVDVLIVGTGPAGMLTAAQLSQFPDITTRIIERRPGRLAIGQADGIQARSVETFQAFGFAERIIAEAYRITEMAFWKPDPADHSRIVRAARAVDDPAGISEFPHLIVNQARVLDYFAEFMANSPTRMRPDYGYEFVGLKVTGEGEYPIEVTLGHTSGPNEGQERIIRAKYVVGADGARSKVRESIGCHLAGDQANHAWGVMDVLAVTDFPDIRTKCAIQSGSGGSILLIPREGGHLFRMYVDLGEVAADDHGAVRKTTIEQIIAKANDILHPYTLDVRNVAWHSVYEVGHRLTDRFDDVLPEERGTRTPRVFITGDACHTHSAKAGQGMNVSMQDGFNIGWKLGHVLEGRSPESLLDTYSAERQVVAKNLIDFDKQWSTLMAKKPEEFEDPAELETFYTSTAEFPAGFMTQYAPSLLVAEAKHQELATGFPVGKRFKSAPVQRVCDTNPMHLGHHAKADGRWRIYVFADAAQACAEGPVADFAEWLATASDSPLAATPSNLDRDAWFDVKVIYQQDHTGVDINAVPAVFKPTVGPFQLTYLEKVFGTDPANDIFEQRGLSRDGVVIVVRPDQYVANVLPLTATAELGGFFRPLLSAHHTASAAADGLVSNQA
- a CDS encoding 5'-3' exonuclease gives rise to the protein MSGSGMPRLMLLDTASLYFRAFYGVPDSIRRADGTPVNAVRGLMDMIARLATDYEATHLVACWDNDWRPKWRVDLIPSYKSHRVAEVVPDGPDVEVVPDPLEAQIPLIRRVLELAGIAVVGVDHHEADDVVGTYATQAPFPTDVVTGDRDLFQLVDDDRSVRVIYTARGMKNLEVVTDVVVVGKYRVLPQQYADFATLRGDASDGLPGVAGIGEKTAASLLGEHGSLEGLLEAAEAPDGGLSATVRAKLSAAADYLKVAPAVVNVVRDLEVPTLEQAGAELRPVTGDARAELERLATEWNLGGAVKRLLDALDKLG
- a CDS encoding Clp protease N-terminal domain-containing protein produces the protein MSKTKRITLGIAAGALALGAGMGVTGMATAATTPSPSATSSTDAGTTPADPGGKPGGHGHGHGRDGGQIASQLATKLGVDEAKVTEALKAFRQANKPTTPPSEGTEGTKPDRTAQEAALAKSLAAALGVDEAKVTSALEEIRTAGQAERAAALKTKLDKAVTDGKLTQAEADAVTKAVEAGVIGGGGR
- a CDS encoding YciI family protein, with the protein product MAKYMLIMRADDDSYAKFENIDFNEILEAMGKFNDELIRAGVLLAAEGLEDAKETVVVDFTGETPVVTDGPYGETKELFGGFYILDVASKQEAVEWARRAPMTAGTKTEIRRVTSIDEFPQDNEWIQKERAWREQTGQL
- a CDS encoding RNA polymerase sigma factor, yielding MRSNEARAAVEAVWRSESARIVGALARYTGDFSLAEDVAQEAVAEALVSWSVDGIPAEPVGWLLTAGRRRAIDAFRRRAARDEKYALLANDLSDEEPGADSLFNPEAIDDDVLTLMFMACHPVLSREARIALTLRVVGGMGTEEIAKAFLVPVPTIQARITRAKKTLSAAHIPFVVPELPDIPERLGSVLHVVYLIFTEGSFASGGDSWMRADLASEAQRLARVLVRLAPEPEAYGLLALMELTAARFPARLDPAGHPVLLEDQDRRRWDQASIRRGRAALATAVALGRGLGAYGLQATIAECHALASTAAGTDWQRIVILYEALARLAPSPVVELNHAVAVAMATGPAAGLDLVDALAGRGALNGSHLLPTVRGELLARLGRFGEAKEALGLALDLCSNTAERSALERKIAELPGQ
- a CDS encoding helix-turn-helix transcriptional regulator; translation: MDNRTETRDFLSTRRAKITPEQAGLPAYGGNRRVPGLRRGEVAMLAGVSVEYYTRLERGNLSGASDSVLESLANALQLDEAERAHLYDLARAASEGGRPRRRPARKQAIRAGVQLTLDAITNSPAIVRNGRLDILASNALGRALYSDLYSGQDGNSAEPPNLARYLFFDERSHAFYPDWERAANDTVAIMRTEAGRDPYDRGLTDLVGELSTRSEEFRVRWAAHNVRQHYTGKKFFRHPIVGELHMLYEAMEFAADTGLTLTVYNGEPDTPTADAFRLLASWAATMQQPDASLNQKSRLGELVTDEEYGHPA